The segment GGCACGGCCGTCGGCATTGATGAGGGTTCCGGCAAATCCGGCATCACGCAGGCGCCGGAAACTCCCCGTCGTCTCCTGCGTCGCACTGCCGGGAGCGAAAACGTCGAGACCGAAATGTACGGTCGGCAGATGTTGGCTTTTTCCGAGTGCTGATGCTAATCCCGCTGCAAAGGCCGGAGAGAGGCCGTCCAAACGTAGCGAGACGGAATTGCCCGAAGCCGCTGCCGCCAATCGTGCCGCAATCGCCTCGGTGGTCGCGTCGATGCCGACACCAAAAGCCGAAGGGCTGTTTTTCGAGATTAAGCTGACACCGCTGGCGCCGTTGGTAAGATCGTCGGCGAGCTGGGTAAAAGCCCGCTCGATATCCGGATCATCCATACGCTGGCTGACGATCCAAGGCCGGTCGATGTTGCGGCGGGCCAATGGCGTGGCATCGGGGCGGCGGGCATAGAGCGGCTCGATCGCGATACCGTCATCCGTATGCGATACCAGCGCCTCTTGGAAATCCGCGCCTTTCAGCGCCCGGTCCACAAGCTTGAGCCATGCCTCGCGACTTACCGGAGCAAAAACGTTTGGGTCGAGACTGTCGATATTCATGCCATCCTCCGTGCCCCAATGGTCTAACTCAAGCCAGGGCAAGGTAAAACAGAAGTTTGGCCAGATAGCGCAATATCTTCGCATTCGACGCCAGCCTCGCGCCAGCCGCGCCAGTCATCATGCGGTCGACCGATCCGTATTCAACTGGTTTCCGATGATGGCCGATCTCCTGCTCGCTTCCCGTCGCCTGCTTGTCGTTGCTGCTTTTGCTGCGCTGTCCGGCTGCAGCATCATTCCCGATACGGGGGCGACCGATCCCGATCGGTTTGCGCAGGAAACTGCACCTATCTTCTATCAACCTGAAGGCATCGATCCGCAGAAGGTGGGACGCCTGCCAGTGCAGCCGGTGCCGCAGGCGCGCGATCTCTTCCGCTCGCAGTTCAATCAGACCTATGGCCTGCCGACGTTCAATCCCGTGCATCAGGCCATGTATGCACAGACGAGTGAAGATGATTTCACCCTGCCGGCAATCCCCTATAAGCGGATAGACCCCCGTTTTCTGCGTCAGGAAGTGGATTACCGGACCAATGAAAGACCCGGCACGATCGTCGTCGATACAAGAGGCCACTATCTTTATTTCATCGAGCCGGGCGGCCGGGCGATGCGTTATGGCGTCGGTCTTGGCGCGGCCGGCTATGCCTGGCATGGCAGAGGCGTCATCCAGTGGAAGCAGAAATGGCCACGCTGGACGCCGCCAAGCGAAATGGTGGCGCGCGAACCGGAGATCAGGCCGGTTTCGGCGCAACGCGGCGGCATGAATCCGGGGCCGACCAATCCGCTTGGCGCCCGCGCTCTCTATATCTTCCAGAATGGTAAGGACACGCTCTATCGCATTCATGGTACGCCGGATTGGCAGTCGATCGGCAAGGCAGCGTCGTCCGGCTGCGTACGCATGCTGAACCAGGACGTGATCGATCTTTTCAATCGCGTGTCGGTAAAGACGGAGGTCGTGGTTCTGTAACGACAGATTGCAACAAATTTTCGTGATGTTGCATAAGTGCGATAGCCGGGGCCCACTGCGCTCTTTAGTTTTATTCCTGTCTCTGCGAATCTTGCCGGGAACCGAATCGGATTGTTTCGAGTTCCCGCTTCCCTTCCAACAGGAATGATGCTGTCGACATGAGCCTGCCTTCTTCTCTTTCCCGACGAAATTTCCTCGCCCTCGCGGGTATTGGCGCCGTTTCGACGCTTGCCGGCTGCGCTTCCACGGTCGAAAGCAA is part of the Rhizobium sp. CB3090 genome and harbors:
- a CDS encoding L,D-transpeptidase yields the protein MADLLLASRRLLVVAAFAALSGCSIIPDTGATDPDRFAQETAPIFYQPEGIDPQKVGRLPVQPVPQARDLFRSQFNQTYGLPTFNPVHQAMYAQTSEDDFTLPAIPYKRIDPRFLRQEVDYRTNERPGTIVVDTRGHYLYFIEPGGRAMRYGVGLGAAGYAWHGRGVIQWKQKWPRWTPPSEMVAREPEIRPVSAQRGGMNPGPTNPLGARALYIFQNGKDTLYRIHGTPDWQSIGKAASSGCVRMLNQDVIDLFNRVSVKTEVVVL